The Sphingobium aromaticiconvertens genome has a segment encoding these proteins:
- a CDS encoding acyl-CoA dehydrogenase family protein, with translation MMLQPTFEDTRVIVEKVSGLLGNIGARVAQTENLRKIPQESIDELANAGLFRLYQPSRFGGLELPYGPLQLEISTLLGSVCASTAWVQGGIAVHAWMLGTFPAAAQEAVWGNNPDARIATAFSYADCSCTATDGGYLLSGTWQFSSGIDASDWVIVRAPCKREDGSIDMRIFACPTGEVEIVDVWQAVGMRGTGSNDVKIGSLFVPAEHSISLASLRGERTADHPGALYSLPFATLFPFAVAAPAIGIARGALAYFAQDAKNSAAKQQQLTRQLIYAQSSVEVDAAESLLLLSAEVAAALVRNDALASRDDKALSKRNTAYAPELCRRAIDRLTRMLGAHGVNDDHPIQRANRDMITISSHFGLNWDNSAEIFGRQLFGLEPTDPMI, from the coding sequence ATGATGCTTCAGCCCACGTTCGAGGACACCCGGGTGATTGTGGAAAAGGTGAGTGGGCTGCTCGGCAACATCGGCGCGCGCGTCGCGCAGACGGAAAATCTTCGCAAGATTCCACAAGAAAGCATCGATGAACTGGCTAATGCCGGCTTGTTCAGATTGTATCAGCCTTCGCGCTTTGGCGGTTTGGAACTGCCTTACGGTCCGTTGCAACTAGAGATCTCGACATTGCTGGGAAGCGTCTGTGCCTCGACCGCCTGGGTGCAGGGCGGTATTGCCGTGCACGCCTGGATGCTGGGAACGTTTCCCGCCGCGGCGCAGGAAGCGGTGTGGGGAAACAATCCCGATGCTCGCATTGCAACTGCGTTTTCCTATGCTGACTGCTCGTGCACGGCCACTGATGGCGGCTACCTGCTTTCCGGAACATGGCAATTCTCAAGCGGCATCGACGCGAGCGACTGGGTCATCGTGCGCGCGCCATGCAAACGTGAAGATGGCAGCATTGACATGCGGATTTTTGCTTGCCCGACAGGCGAAGTCGAAATTGTGGATGTCTGGCAGGCGGTAGGGATGCGCGGCACCGGCAGTAATGACGTCAAGATCGGGTCCTTGTTCGTGCCCGCCGAGCACTCGATCAGCCTTGCGAGTCTGCGGGGTGAGCGAACGGCGGATCATCCCGGGGCACTCTACTCCCTGCCATTTGCAACATTGTTTCCATTTGCCGTGGCCGCACCTGCGATTGGCATTGCCAGAGGCGCATTGGCCTATTTCGCCCAGGATGCGAAAAATAGCGCAGCCAAGCAGCAGCAACTGACGCGGCAACTGATTTATGCCCAATCGTCGGTAGAAGTGGATGCGGCCGAAAGTCTGCTACTATTAAGCGCCGAAGTCGCTGCGGCACTTGTCCGAAACGATGCTTTGGCAAGTCGTGACGACAAGGCTTTGAGCAAGCGCAATACGGCCTATGCCCCCGAACTGTGCCGTCGGGCGATCGACCGGTTGACGCGTATGCTTGGCGCTCACGGGGTTAACGATGACCACCCAATCCAGCGCGCCAATCGTGACATGATCACCATCAGCAGCCATTTTGGACTTAACTGGGACAATTCCGCTGAAATCTTCGGCAGGCAGTTGTTCGGTTTGGAACCCACAGATCCGATGATCTGA
- a CDS encoding SDR family oxidoreductase produces the protein MPETVMVTGGGLGIGRAVALEFAAKGSNVAIVDLNAADASETAELVRNVGAKALVLSLNVTDEDAVSRAVDEIVDRFGGLDCAFNGAGMRQNGESLADLSLKTWRAIMDVNVTGVFLCLKAQMRAMREHGGAIVNASSMLGVVGSVNTAAYTSSKHAVIGLTRVAAIEGAPKRIRVNAVAPGFTATPMTSNMLPGGHAELERLKGPEIPLGRLAAPEEIANVIAWLLSSQSSYVTGHTLVADAGFTAK, from the coding sequence GTGCCTGAAACGGTAATGGTCACGGGAGGCGGACTGGGCATCGGGCGCGCTGTCGCGCTTGAGTTCGCTGCAAAAGGTTCGAATGTCGCAATCGTCGATTTGAATGCGGCCGATGCAAGCGAAACCGCCGAGCTGGTGCGAAACGTCGGCGCGAAGGCATTGGTTCTAAGCTTAAATGTGACCGACGAAGATGCAGTTTCAAGAGCCGTTGACGAAATCGTGGATCGGTTTGGTGGCCTGGATTGTGCATTCAACGGCGCAGGCATGCGCCAGAACGGCGAGTCGCTGGCCGACCTCAGTTTGAAGACCTGGCGAGCTATCATGGATGTGAACGTGACCGGCGTGTTTCTTTGTCTCAAGGCGCAGATGCGTGCGATGCGCGAGCATGGTGGAGCCATTGTCAATGCCTCCTCAATGCTAGGCGTGGTCGGAAGCGTAAACACTGCCGCTTATACGTCGAGCAAGCACGCGGTGATCGGCCTGACCCGGGTTGCCGCCATCGAGGGCGCGCCCAAGCGCATTCGGGTTAACGCGGTGGCTCCAGGTTTTACCGCTACACCGATGACTTCAAATATGCTTCCTGGCGGACATGCGGAGCTTGAACGACTAAAGGGGCCGGAAATTCCTTTGGGGCGGCTGGCCGCACCCGAGGAGATCGCCAATGTGATCGCATGGCTGTTGTCGTCCCAGTCGAGTTATGTAACGGGGCATACGCTCGTTGCAGATGCCGGCTTTACGGCAAAATAG